GCtactttgaaaattttgcaCTAACAACTACCAAATCATTCAGTTTTGCTCTGTCAAAATAGAACATACAGTGTTCTCACTTctgtctttcggaaacagccatcctacattggtaggagtcaggtctgcgtacactctaccctccccaaaccccacgatgtgggatttcactgggttgttgttgttgttgttgttgttgtagtgttCTCACTTCTCAAGATCCATtcacagaaaaaaaaaatagctgTATATTGCCtagatttttttattcaaatccTATAAGACATAGGGATCTAATGTTATGCTggctaattaaaaaaaaacaacttgCAGAATCGTCCAAAATATTGCTGTGTCTGATTTTAAAAAAGGAATCGAGAACTCAAGAAACCATAGATACAAGAACTGTATCAAAAGGATTCCTCCTCAGGAATGCAGAAGCAAGGGGCACCAGTTCCTTCAAGCTGGCAGATGTATCTTCTATAGACTCAAGAAAGCGGCTTTGCACGAGTGGCTGGTTCTTCCTTGGATTCTACTTGTATCATAAATGCATATCCCAGTACCCATAAGAAGATATACAAGAAAGGAACCCAAGAGAGGCAAGCTAGCAAACTCAAAATGCTGCCAACATACTGAGGATCTCTTATTACTCCCAAAGGAAACTCTGTTACCCACGGGATATTCTTCCCAAAGCGTACACCATAGTAAGTACCAGCTTCTCCCAACAGTTGGTACACCCTGCAGTAATGTAAATTATCACACCCATGAGCCCCAATAGAGTAAAGAACTAAATGTAAAACATGGACAAGCGATAGGAGTGCACGTCTAACATAGCAGTCACTCTTGATAAGATGGAACCAAGACATAGCTTCATTCAAGATATGAATCGGGATATCCAAAACAATCGAGTAATAAATAGTCAGCAATATGTCTAAAGTGACTGCTGGTTCCATACAGAACTTTGAAATGATTGCTGGTGCCATGTCAGATCTCTTATTTGAAAATTGCCATTGAAATGGCGACCCCCTCTCCGATAATTGTTATGCTGTTAACCAGGTTAATCTCTGTCACTACTATTTTTCTAAACTAAACTAAACTTAAGAAGGTGTTGAAGAAACACCTAACAAGATGTGATTCTGAcaaacttttttcttttttgataaatgACTCCAATTATCCTTTCGTAGGCATTTCACTATTTTAAGCCGTCCAAATTCTATTGCATTGGAATTTGGAAATATATC
This Solanum dulcamara chromosome 8, daSolDulc1.2, whole genome shotgun sequence DNA region includes the following protein-coding sequences:
- the LOC129899485 gene encoding phosphatidyl-N-methylethanolamine N-methyltransferase, whose protein sequence is MGLWACLGVISPFPFYYYLWTHPQKWVDLCGSGRDPCKVMAMASHFIKLIQFISLLSVSTLSWPPPLYFWPLFIFGQFLNFRVYQLLGEAGTYYGVRFGKNIPWVTEFPLGVIRDPQYVGSILSLLACLSWVPFLYIFLWVLGYAFMIQVESKEEPATRAKPLS